TGTCCCTGGTGAAGCTCAATGGAATCGATATCAACTTCGACGTCAAAGGTACCGGCCCGCTCGTCGTTTTGGTGATGGGATCGGGGAGCCCGGGGCGGGTATGGCAGACGCACCAGGTGCCGGCACTGGTGAAGGCAGGCTTTCAGGTCCTCACGTTCGACAACCGAGGGATAGCGCCGTCGTCGGAGTGCGGCGCCGGCATGGTGCTCGACGATCTGGTGGCTGACACCGCCGCGTTGATCGAGCACGTGGGCGCAGCACCGGCACGAGTCGTCGGAACGTCGATGGGCGCGCGTGTCACCCAGGAACTCGCGTTGGCGCGGCCGGACCTCGTCTCGCACGCAGTCATGATGGCGACGTACGGCCGTTCCTCGACGATGCAGAAGGCAATGGCCCAGGGCGAAAAAGATCTGTACGACGCGAGCATCACACTCCCGGCGACCTACCGCGCGGCAATCACCGCAATGAACAATTTTGCACCGAAAACCCTGCGCGACGAGGCGGCGATCGGTGACTGGCTCGCCGTCATGGAGTTCTCCGGCGGCAGCAGATCGGCGGGTAAGCGAGCGCAGATCGGCCTCGAAATGCGTGCCGGATCCGAACGACTCACCGCATATCGCACGATTGCAGCCAAGACCCTCGTGGTGGGATTCGCCGACGACCGGCTCATCCCCGTCCATCTGAGCCGCGAAGTCGCGCAGGCGATTCCGGACGCTCGGTACGAGGAGATCCCGGACACCGGACACTTCGGCTACCTCGAGCGTCCCGAGAAGGTCAACGAAGTGCTCATCGACTTCTTGCGCTGACATACGGGTCACCGGCTATCCGAGACCGGTCGGGGACCCCGCATCACCAGCCAGAGCGAAAAGCCCAGCCGCCGTCTGCTCGATCAGGCCGTCCACGAGCAGGGAGTCCAAGGCGCGATCGCGTTGCCCGGGATCGCTGAGCCACACGACGTCCAACCGAGCCCGATCCACCGGACCGTCGGTTTCACGTAGAACCGACATCAGTTTCCCGCGGACCTGCCGGTCGGTGCCCGCGAACTTCTGCACTTTCTTGGCGGGCCCGGTGTATGCAGGGCGGCCCGCTTCGATCCACGAGCACTCGGGTAACGGGCACAGCAGGCAGGCAGGATTCTTGGCGGTGCAGATCAACGCGCCCAATTCCATCAGTGCTGCCGAATACCTGGCCGCGCGCGCGTTCCCCGCGGGAAGCAACGCCTCGACGTCGGCGAGATCCCGTGTCGTCGACGGGTTGCCCGGTTCCGCAGCGCCGTGCACTGCCCGAGCGACGACGCGTCGAACATTGGTGTCGACGACGGGGACTCGCCGGCCGTACGCGAAGCATGCGACAGCGCGAGCCGTGTACGCACCGATGCCCGGCAACGACAGCAGCGTCTCGACGTCCTGCGGCACGGCGTCGCCGTGCTCGGTGGTCAACACTCCCGCGCACTGATGTAAACGCAACGCCCGACGCGGATAGCCCAACTTGCCCCATGCGCGCAGGACATCGGCTTGCGAAGATGCCGCCATCGCCGACGGGACGGGCCACCGTGCGACCCACTCTTCCCAGATCGGAGCAACGCGGGATACAGGCGTCTGCTGCAGCATGATTTCGCTCATCAGAATCTGCCAAGCGCTGACACCTGGCCGTCGCCACGGCAGGTCGCGCTCCTCGGTGTCGAACCACCCGAGAAGTGCAACTGGACTGATCGGCACGCTTGTCTCCTCGGGTTCTTCGGTATCCGACTCGCCGGTAACAGCGGGATCGGTGCACAATGGTGCCTATGCCTTCGACGAATCCGATAACCGCCTGGAAGTCTCTTCGAGAGGGTAACCAGCGGTTCATCGCAGGCGAATCTCTGCACCCGAGCCAGGGTATCGAGGACCGTGCCCGTCTCGCCGAGGAGCAGCACCCACGCGCCGTGCTCTTCGGTTGCGCGGACTCCCGGGTCGCCGCCGAGATCATCTTCGACCAGGGCCTCGGCGACATGTTCGTCGTCCGAACCGCAGGCCACGTCATCGATTCCTCCGTCCTCGGCTCGATCGAATACGGTGTGGCGATTCTCGATGTGCCGCTCATCGTCGTGCTCGGCCACGATGGCTGCGGGGCAGTCAAAGCAACTCTCGACGCGTTGGACACCGGTGACATCCCCGGCGGCTACATTCGTGACCTCGTCGAACGCGTCACCCCGTCCGTGCTGTCAGCCCGCCGTGA
This region of Rhodococcus sp. PAMC28707 genomic DNA includes:
- a CDS encoding alpha/beta hydrolase, which encodes MSLVKLNGIDINFDVKGTGPLVVLVMGSGSPGRVWQTHQVPALVKAGFQVLTFDNRGIAPSSECGAGMVLDDLVADTAALIEHVGAAPARVVGTSMGARVTQELALARPDLVSHAVMMATYGRSSTMQKAMAQGEKDLYDASITLPATYRAAITAMNNFAPKTLRDEAAIGDWLAVMEFSGGSRSAGKRAQIGLEMRAGSERLTAYRTIAAKTLVVGFADDRLIPVHLSREVAQAIPDARYEEIPDTGHFGYLERPEKVNEVLIDFLR
- a CDS encoding A/G-specific adenine glycosylase → MPISPVALLGWFDTEERDLPWRRPGVSAWQILMSEIMLQQTPVSRVAPIWEEWVARWPVPSAMAASSQADVLRAWGKLGYPRRALRLHQCAGVLTTEHGDAVPQDVETLLSLPGIGAYTARAVACFAYGRRVPVVDTNVRRVVARAVHGAAEPGNPSTTRDLADVEALLPAGNARAARYSAALMELGALICTAKNPACLLCPLPECSWIEAGRPAYTGPAKKVQKFAGTDRQVRGKLMSVLRETDGPVDRARLDVVWLSDPGQRDRALDSLLVDGLIEQTAAGLFALAGDAGSPTGLG
- a CDS encoding carbonic anhydrase, coding for MPSTNPITAWKSLREGNQRFIAGESLHPSQGIEDRARLAEEQHPRAVLFGCADSRVAAEIIFDQGLGDMFVVRTAGHVIDSSVLGSIEYGVAILDVPLIVVLGHDGCGAVKATLDALDTGDIPGGYIRDLVERVTPSVLSARRDGYSNVDDFEARHVEETGNLLMQRSRIIAEKVDAGEVAIVGLTYQLSEGNARLRGVIGDIGELP